The Rhea pennata isolate bPtePen1 chromosome 9, bPtePen1.pri, whole genome shotgun sequence genome has a segment encoding these proteins:
- the PAQR9 gene encoding membrane progestin receptor epsilon, with product MSDAAGGARSHRGSSGGPGGGRPRSAEPAPPGGAAGGGRPGPGAPGGGSPAGEGAAARPAALLRWDEVPDDFVECFILSGYRRLHCSAQECLASVLQPTNETLNFWTHFIPLLLFLSRFCRLLLLRGAGDVPFHHPALLPLWCYASGVLLTFAMSCTAHVFSCLSPRLRAAFFYLDYASISYYGFASTVAYSYYLLPGLSLLDAGAMSRYVQQQLGWQLDCSLPIAAYRALVLPVALALAVGCTAACCRSRAACCAYPFAVRTFVFAMPLSMACPIMLESLLFDLRARNPTLFVYFYRRYCWLLVAAFFNVSKIPERIQPGLFDIVGHSHQLFHIFTFLSIYDQVHYVEDGLAAFLKAPPAAPTYLGTVGYMLLLMLCLAMVVRRFLNITDLCKQD from the coding sequence ATGAGTGATgctgccggcggcgcccggAGCCACCGCGGCTCctccggcggccccggcggcgggcggccccgcagcgccgagccggcgccccccggcggggcggcgggcgggggccgcccggggcccggcgcccccgggggCGGCTCGCCGGCgggcgagggggcggcggctcggcccgcCGCGCTGCTGCGCTGGGACGAGGTGCCCGACGACTTCGTGGAGTGCTTCATCCTGTCGGGCTACCGGCGGCTGCACTGCTCGGCGCAGGAGTGCCTCGCCTCCGTGCTGCAGCCCACCAACGAGACGCTCAACTTCTGGACACACTTCATCCCGCTGTTGCTCTTCCTCAGCCGCTTCTGccgcctgctgctgctgcggggcgcCGGGGACGTGCCCTTCCACCACCCGGCCCTGCTGCCCCTCTGGTGCTACGCCTCGGGGGTGCTGCTCACCTTCGCCATGAGCTGCACAGCCCACGTCTTCAGCTGCCTCTCCCCACGCCTCCGCGCCGCCTTCTTCTACCTGGACTACGCCTCCATCAGCTACTACGGCTTCGCCAGCACCGTGGCCTATTCCTACTacctgctgcctgggctgagccTGCTGGACGCCGGCGCCATGAGCCGCTacgtgcagcagcagctgggctggcagCTGGACTGCAGCCTGCCCATCGCGGCGTACCGCGCCCTGGTGCTGCCCGtggcgctggcgctggcggTGGGCTGCACGGCCGCCTGCTGCCGCAGCCGCGCCGCCTGCTGCGCCTACCCCTTCGCCGTGCGCACCTTCGTCTTCGCCATGCCGCTCAGCATGGCCTGCCCCATCATGCTGGAGAGCCTCCTCTTCGACCTGCGCGCCCGCAATCCCACGCTCTTCGTCTACTTCTACCGGCGCTactgttggctgctggtggccgCCTTCTTCAACGTCAGCAAGATCCCCGAGCGGATCCAGCCGGGCCTCTTTGACATCGTGGGGCACAGCCACCAGCTCTTCCACATCTTCACCTTCCTCAGCATCTACGACCAGGTGCACTACGTGGAGGACGGGCTGGCCGCGTTCCTCAAggcgcccccggccgcccccacCTACCTGGGCACCGTGGGCTACATGCTGCTCCTGATGCTCTGCCTGGCCATGGTGGTCCGCAGGTTCCTCAACATCACAGACCTCTGCAAGCAGGACTAG